ataatatgtatgtttgagaGAGAAAGTGCGAGTGTGTGTCTTTGTATAAGCATGTTAGCAATAACAATTATGCAAAATAGTATAAAGCCAGAATACAACACTCACTTACATACGTATAAAAGAGCAACAATTACAAACACCACAAGAACAACATCAGCAtcgattcaattatttttgttattttttaaaaatacacatatgCACAGAAAAATAGCACAGTTTTTTAATCCAGTTCCAATTCACTATTCAATCAGTTATTattcagctctagtttagttatagttcagttttagataaGTTCTTGTTCAGATtttgatcagttctagttcagttctagttcagttatagttcagttctagttcagttctagttcagttctagtccagttctagttcagttctagttctagttcagttctagttcagttctagttcagatctagttcagttctagttcagctctagttcagctctagttcagttctagttcagttctagttcagttctagttcagtttagttctagttcagtactatttcagttctagttcagttctagttcagttctagttcagttctagttcagttctagttcagttctagttcagttctagttcagttctagttcagttctagttcagttctagttcagttctagttcagttctagttcagttctagttcagttctagttcagttctagttcagttctagttcagttctagttcagttctagttcagttctagttcagttctagttcagttctagttcacttctagttcagttctggttcaattctagttcagttctttttcagttctagttcagttctagttcagttctagttcagttctagttcagttccagttcagttctagttcagttctagttcagttctagttcagttctagttcagttcttagattttgtttattttatattataaaccaCTTTAGAACAATTACGCACAATTTTCATATCCTTAGTTTGTTGTTTCAAATGAGTTTTATTACCAATttccaattatttttaaaacattctttaaggtcatttatttaaattaattaaaataaatccaaaattttatttcacttgaatgtgtttaaaatcaatttttcttaaatttttaaaaatttaacagcattaaaaaaatagtaaatttcaaaaatcttgCTCTtcatacatttaatattttgtgtttaaattttttcattattttattttcttctaaaattttcagccaccattttataaatttttatcaagtttatattaaaaaatttacgcaacatttaacattaataaaaaaacactttagatgtttaaatttaaaactttggaattttcattcattaaattcCATTTGATATTTCATTGTTATCATGGTTAATGTTAGAAATCACACTAACACACCCacatatttattcattcataaatttcaaattaaaatattttaacgattatcatttaaacttttttgtcacttcttatgtttattttttctacttatttatttttaatttaaatagagATCTCAAACTGtattaaagtttgtttatttttctataatttttaagacAAACACTGTAAGAAAaccgttttttttcaaataacaagtCGAAGGAAACCGTTTGAATGTTGTTAAACGAATGAAACTGTTGCATATCCTGTTAGAgcttttataccaaaaaatatcCTTCATACAGGATCTtaagtgtatatgtatgtgtgtctgtAATAAGGGGGAAGTGCAGGGAGGTAATAGTAGATTATTGCCAAGTGAGAGTATTTAAACAACTGTATGTGTAAAGATAaacataatatgtatgtttgagaGAGAAAGTGCGAGTGTGTGTCTTTGTATAAGCATGTTAGCAATAACAATTATGCAAAATAGTATAAAGCCAGAATACAACACTCACTTACATACGTATAAAAGAGCAACAATTACAAACACCACAAGAACAACATCAGCAtcgattcaattatttttgttattttttaaaaatacacatatgCACAGAAAAATAGCACAGTTTTTTAATCCAGTTCCAATTCACTATTCAATCAGTTATTattcagctctagtttagttatagttcagttttagataaGTTCTTGTTCAGATtttgatcagttctagttcagttctagttcagttatagttcagttctagttcagttctagttcagttctagtccagttctagttcagttctagttctagttcagttctagttcagttctagttcagatctagttcagttctagttcagctctagttcagctctagttcagttctagttcagttctagttcagttctagttcagtttagttctagttcagtactatttcagttctagttcagttctagttcagttctagttcagttctagttcagttctagttcagttctagttcagttctagttcagttctagttcagttctagttcagttctagttcagttctagttcagttctagttcagttctagttcagttctagttcagttctagttcagttctagttcagttctagttcagttctagttcagttctagttcagttctcgttcagttgtagttcagttctagttcagttctagttcacttctagttcacttctagttcacttctagtacagttctagttcacttctagtttatttctagttcacttctagtacagttctagttcagttcttgttcagctctagttcagctctagttcagttctaattctgttctagttcaacgTAGTTCAATAAGAATCCCGACTATTTTAATGTTCTCGTATGTACCTAGTTACTAAAAAAGCAGCAGTGCAcagtggaaaaaaattaaaaaaattataaatcggTCGGTTTTAATTCTATTGTTTTAAGTGCAATTCACATTCGGTGTTGTACGGCTGTAGCGTAGTATGTCgcaatttgttgtttaataaaatgatatttgaaaattttctataaaaaacaaccATAAGACATCGATTGTGTATTGGACAAATTTATATTGTTCTTATATGCAGCCAACAAAATTAATAAGCCAATAATTTTGTCCCACTGTACACTGtgtaacaattaaatatttaatattttaatacaaaataataaaatatatttacatactctAGAAATCACACCGTCACACTCCTTCAGTTCTTATTAAAGAATACAATTCGTATAAATTACGAACTGAATACTCGTTCACGAATGCCATGCCATAGGAAATCATTGTTTAAACGAAACATTTGTAGAAATTAACAACAAAGTTGTTTAAGGTAAAGTTTATTTAGGGTATTGATGAGTGTTTTGTTCATACCAACTGTTGATTTCAATTGTAAGTAAGATATGTTTTTACTGGAAAGGAAATTAGTGAACAgatgaaaaaagttataaaaaagtatttttgaatCACTTGAGGTTCTCATTACTATTGAATCATTGCTCTGCTATGACTcgaccaaagattgtcaacaacaacaaccaatttTCACACAAGTTCTATTGCTGAccttacatttttatttcatcttttacaACCCTTTGATGTtttagttttcttctttttataataacaattttcttctttttttccaaatacCTTGGAGATATCCATCCAAAGAAGacataaaaaaaactcatttgaaTATGAAAATCCCTAATAAGTTAGttttattatcaaatttttacttattttcaacatttatatgcaataacaaaaagaatcgaattaaaagaaaaatgttaacgAATATGTCAAGCAAAAGTATAAATGTAAACTTATTTACGTTTAATGCCGCCCAATGCCTTGATGCCAGTCAATTGTGGTACTTTAGAGGCAGCTTTTTTTGCTTCTTCGATGGCATGCAGAACACGTCGTGGCTCTGTTAGAAACCATATCCATAATAATTGACTATAACGCCAAAGTTTGTCTTTTTcctgaaaatgttaaaaatgcaatagtaaatagaacaattttagtttttttttttaacttacaaatctttttgatatattttcttgaaattgtgtACGTAAATGTCTTAATTGCTTTTCGATGCGCTGCTGTTGGTTCTGCACATTAAAAATGGGCCTTAGATAATGGACATTCTCAAACATGGGCACATTAACAGGACTGTCATAAACAAATGGCACTAAAGTTGCCTCCAAACGTTtgctaatttaaaaaataataaataattaaattaaatattaatattaattcaataattttaataaaaaaaagaccTACATTTCTTTCATTTTCTCTAATGCTGCATTATAAGGTTTACGATTAAGTAAACCCTGTAGAGCATAGTTCACTAAACGTTTAAACTTTTCATATTCGTACAGACAACCCTTGACATCACAGCGCAACTGTTGACGCAAATGTTTACCCAACTGTTGTGACAATTGATTAATAAATTCCAAACTGGCAGAGTTTATAACATGTTGATTTGTGGCCTGATTCATAAGCTGTATCCGTTGCAGACATTGCTGTGTGGCTGCTGTTAACTGTTCGGTATTATCGAAACGATTACGATTCTTTTCCAAATCCATTTGTATGTTTATCCATATAAGTTCAGCATTCGAAATTGCATCcgatataattttcattaaacttttaaCGTTTTCATGACGTTTTAAAGCTCTTTCCAATTTCTGTTTTGTATTTTCATAGAGTATCTGTTCAATGGTCTTTTGTGCCTGcaattgtatttgtatattgAGATCGACCATAAGCGTTTGATTGGCAATATTTTGATGAGAGTTTACTATCGACAGCTCATGTGTTTCACGTTCCATATCGGAGAGACTGATAACATGAATTTGTGATAGATTTAGAGATTCTATAACCGTTTGGGTGGCACGACATTTCGCTTTTTCCTTTATGTAGGCCAATTTATAGTCTCGCATTCTGACGGATAAGAATATATGTTAATCGTTAGACAAATTCGAAACAAGTTCATATATAATTTCACAAACTAGACCATTGGTTAGTCCACACACTAGGCCATAGTCCATGAACTAATACATAGATGCTGATAAGTTAATAGGCTATTCATTAGGCTAGTCCACAGACTATTCTAAAGGtcaatcaatagactagtctaaaagatagtaaatagactagtccgaaggctagtcaatagacttttccataggctagtcaatagactagttcataggattgtcaatagactagtccataggcaAGTCAATAGCCTAGCACATAGgcaagtcaataaactagttggctagtcaatagactagtcaataggctagtcaataggctagtcaatagactagtcaatagactggtcaatagactagtccataagaTAGTCAATAGgttagtcaataggctagtcaatagactagtccatagattaatcAATGGCCTAGcacataggctagtcaatagactagtccataggctagtcaatagactagtccataggctagtcaatagactagtccataggctagtcaatagattagtcaataaactagtcaatagactggtgCATAGGCTAGTTATTAGACTATTCCATATGCCAATCAACAGGCTTttaaatagtctagtccatagcctcgtcaatagactagtccatagcctcgtcaatagactagtccataggctagtcaatagactagtcaataggctagtcaatagactagtcaatagactagtcaatagactgatcaatagtctagtcaatagactggtcaataggctagtcaatagactagtccataggctagtcaataaactagtcaataggctagtcaatagactagtcaatagactggtcaatagactagtcaatagactattcaatagactgaccaatagactagtcaataggctagtcaatagactagtccataagcTAGTCAATAGGTTAGTCAATAggatagtcaatagactagtccatagattagtcaaaaGCCTGGCACATAggcagtcaatagactagtccataggctagtcaatagactaatcaataggctagtcaatagactggtcaatagactagtcaatagactggccaatagactagtcaatagtctagtccataagcTAGTCAATAGgttagtcaataggctagtcaataggctagtcaataggctagtcaataggctagtcaatagactagtccatagattagtcaatggCCTAGcacataggctagtcaatagactagtccataggctagtcaatagattagtcaataaactagtcaatagactggtgCATaggctagttaatagactattccatatgCCAATCAATAGGCTTttaaatagtctagtccatagcctcGTCAATAGTCCAGcacataggctagtcaataaaCTGGCACATAGACACGTGAATAGACTAATTcttaggctagtcaatagactattctatagcttgtcaatagactagtccataggcaagtcaatagactggttCATAGGCTAGTCAAAAGACTATTCCATATGATAGTCAATATATTATTCCATAGAATAGTTTACATATTTGTcatgtttatattctagtcaacACACTAGTCCATAGGCTATTCAATAGACTGGTACACAAACTAGTTTACAtattagttcatagactagtaaaAAGCTAGTCCCCCACTACATACTTTACACATAAATTCATAGTCAATAGACCAGCTATTGGTCTAGTATTATactattaaatataattgaaatttgtacttacgactttttaagtttttccaatttttcaGCAGTTTCTTGATTTTCAGTGAGACTGGTGTCCAAATCATTATAatcttgtattttaaaattgtcttttaAATACAGCGAAAGATATTGAGTAAATGAgtcacattttaaaaaatactgatCCAAAGATAATTGATGCATAAATAAAGGAGGAGAATGCTGGAGAAACaccaaaaacacaaaacaataagTTAGCAAATTATGAAATGACCACAAACTTACCATTGTCGTAAAAGTTTTAACCACCTCTTGGCATTTTTTATGATTATCTTCTTGTAATTCCTCCAAACGTTTAGCTTTTTTTCTGCATAACAATGCTAGCTCAGCTTCAGCATTTGTTAAACTAGTGCAACGTTTCTCttgataatttaatttacaatttagaTCATTTTTGGTTTCTcttagaaaacaaaacaaattattttacttttaatccATCAAGtgttattgtattaaaaatacttactGCATGTCTTTTATTAAATTGCCATACTCCAGACAAGATTGCTCCAAGATCTCTAAATCCTGTGTCAAATCTTCTACATCCTCTTCGCAATCTTTCATTAAACCAGGATACACTTTCAATAATTCTTCAATACGTACTCGCCTTTCTGAACCCTCTAAATACTCATGACGTTTTACATACTCTTCACGTTCCAAGACCTCAGTTTCTTCCAAAATATTCGAATCAGTTATGTTATTagcgaaaaaatcaaaaaatttatgaaaacgtTCATCATAGAAAATCCATTGGTTGGAGGTgtcaaaattaagttttttaaaaatttccatattcttaaatgtgaaaataataaatgagaATTGTTGTTTAGTCttcacttaaatattttacaaaacttacatttATTATATCGCccatattttgtagaaaaaatgtaattacTTTCAagtcacaaaaaatatataattttttacaaattccgGCGGTTTagaattcaaaaacaaaaacaataataaaaaaattctgacacatagaaaaaaacaacaatattgtaaAGAGTTGCCATATGATATCGAAATTGTCTTTGTTTGCAAAACAGAGTGGTATTATTAAATCAgacgtttttttatttctatcaaATATTCTGatgatgtttaaaaaaaccaaacgaaaaataagtaaaaaagtacAGTAGAGCAAGGgtgatcatataataccctacacctaatcaattcaatttttcatcaaaacacTCCGTTAATCTGAAATATCTTTATAGAGGAGAAGGAAACTAAAAAATCCccaattataattaattcatgagttatttttagttaagggcgggctgttagattaaactcggaacaaatttaggcggactttaaccggtgattgtgtttttcagtttttgattcaagctcagttaactttgttaataTTGCCAATTTGtagtttctcacttataacttgagtttaattggccaattaccctcagttaaactaagataataagtatctttactgataactgaaaaacaggtttaaccaaagaatgaagattatctttatcagaaaaactagTCCTAAGCAGTTTAAGTAATTGTAAAGTGGCCTTATATGAAAGTGTTAAATGTTATAccgattatttataaaattgaacctTTTATGGAAGCTGTGTTCAATTTTAAGCAATTATGATCCAGATTTCAAAATGGTTCCATAGTCACAACTTTTccgaaaaaattcaatatatctAATATGGGTTTAGGGTGAATTATGACGATCGAAGCATAATTCACCCTAAACCCATATGagattttcttcagaaaattacgcAAACACACATAAATGGCTTTTAAATGTCGATGTAATAATGGAATTCgacgaaaaaaacttttttaggaACCTAATtctatatttatgaaaaataaaagtatggGGATCGGCTCCGCCAATAAAACCCTCTTACAGAAAATCAATTTGTAGGTAATACATCATTCCAAAAGTAATCATTATGATAGAATTAtggtagaattaaaaaaatgctttaaattatGCAGAACTTGGCCCGAAAATCATGCTGACGTTCTTATTAATCTAATGAGTCAAAGTCTCGGATAAAAATGAAATCCGAGAGATCAGAAAGTGGGAATTTGGAAGCAAATGTGTTGTTTATAAGAACAAAACAGAGCAAGCACAAAAGTTGTGTGAGAAATTATGCAGGTTATCCATCCCTGCATAATATCTcacataaaattctaaaaaattaaatattaatattattgtattaaataaatttcaatacgaTTTCGGAAATGGTAAAAATCTTACTTTCTGATCTCTCTGATTCCGTTTTTATTTGAAgtcattgaaaaattttaaaactaaacgtAGTTGAAAACTTAGCCGGCTTACAGTCGATTTAAAGCCGCCGCCTACATTTTTAGTGTCAATCGGCGcgccgttaatatttgtcggcgcagggctCTGCAAGTGAGTTTGCATTTTGAGACGGcgtatgaaattttttttttgcaaataatcaaatattgtttaaaaagcaaagaaagcttaaataaattaacaaaaaatggtAAGTAAAAACTAGAAATAACacaaatataatagaaaacttAATAACAAAGTGTGGAACGAAAAAAACTgatgtgtattttgtttaatgtaaATGCTAAACAtccttttgttttgctttttttaggCACGCCGCTATGACTCCCGTACTACAATATTCTCTCCCGAAGGTCGCCTTTATCAGGTGGAATATGCCATGGAGGCTATATCCCATGCCGGTACCTGTTTAGGTATTCTGGCTGAAGATGGCATTTTATTGGCAGCAGAATGCCGCAACACCAACAAATTGCTGGACAGTAGTATATTTTCGGAAAAGATCTACAAATTAAACGATAATATGGTGTGTTCCGTAGCCGGTATTACCGCTGATGCTAATGTCTTAACCAATGAATTACGTGTCATAGCTCAACGTTATCAATTTAGCTACGGTGAATCTATGCCTTGCGAACAGTTGGTCTCATATTTGTGTGACATTAAACAGGCCTACACTCAGTACGGTGGCAAACGTCCATTTGGTGTTTCCATTTTATATATGGGCTGGGATAAACATTATGGTTATCAATTGTATCAGTCCGATCCCAGTGGTAATTATGGCGGCTGGAAGGCCACATGTATTGGTAATAATTTTGGTGCCGCCATTTCTATGCTTAAGCAGGAACTTAGTGAAACTGAAAAGATTACTTTGGCCCAAGCTAAAGATTTGGCTGTTAAGGTTTTAAGCAAAACTTTGGATACCACTAAATTAACCTCGGAAAAGGTTGAAATGGCCACATTACAGCGTGTCAACGATAAAACTGTCATTAAGATTTTGAATAAAACCGATGTGGAagaattaatagaaaaatatacaaaaatggaAGCTGAAGCCGAAGCAGCCAAGAAGGAGAAACAAGCTGCTCAAAAGCCTTAAGTTATATATcggtgaaatttttttgtagttttaaatgtgaatgaaatttaaaatatttaggatttttttaaaaggaaataaaatttctggatataaaacaaagaatttattttaggttgggaatttatttcaaaatatagtGCCTGTTTATTTAAATAGGAACGAacaattattttcttgttttttattgaatattgtttTCAAGAGGAACAGGCAGAAAAACATTTTTGGGAAGAATTGTTAATATGATTTTTAACGTAAACATATTCTACTTGAATTGCATCGAATTatccaattttattttagttcaaaaaGTTTATTGATATGGCAGCACtctttttattaatgaattttgtaatagaTTACAGTTACAAATAAATCATTTGTACTGCACCGAAGAcggaaaacttgttttatttagaatattAGCAATAGGAAAACGTCGTTAGCAGTTAATAcaggaataaaattttaatatgtattattgatcttctatattaaaaaacgatagattgatagatagatagatagatagatagatagatagatagatagatagatagatagatggatgaaTAAATAGTTATGCGCCGCATTAAGCAAGCATAGTCTCAGGGTAACAATTCAAGAAGCCTTGTCCAAGAAATTCCGAAACGACCTATACCTTTGTATATTAAGCCAGATCGCTTAGACTTAACTAATGAGTTTTATGGTCTCCCTCAAAATCCAACGAGTTTTCTATGGTCGCCACCACGTCttcttgatttttaaataaaaaaaccaacagcGTCTTAATTTTAGCAAGTAAATGTTTCTTCAATCTGGCAACCAAAACGTGTTAGTAGAATTTGTAATAGATTAATTCGCCCAAGAAATTAATCgccatcatattttaaacaacgAATATGAGAACAAAAGTAAATGAGAGAAATCTCTAAATTCCGTCGTGCAGCGCCATTAAAGCGcgtaaaaaataactaaaaactacGATTATtagtgattttttaataaaacaaaacattaaaaatgtacaattaaacaataaacttCCAAACTAATATGAATTTCATAAGAAAACGACAAAATCtataagaaaaaaacgaaattgaatatataaaacGGGTCGTCGGCTGCAAAACacgacaaataaaaaaaatagaaagaaaaaaaaaactcaaacgaATGTACGTTGTCGTTTTCGGATGGCTGCTGCTggtcttttttaaataagtagttGCCACAGGAGGTGGCAAGAAGAGTGTTGAGTGTGtgtgaagaaagaaaaaaattatttaaaaatataaaattgtaaagtatttttaagtgaagaaaaaaaacgGGGAAAGAAGTAAAAGCAAATGAGAAAAttgcataaattgaaaattttttgaaattcaaatatacaaaaaaagtacgTATCGGttgaaaatagaaatagaatGCTAATGGTGTAAATGTGTTGGGAAAAATTGCGGATAAAACGAAgaagtgaaagaaaaaaatgttaacgaaaattgaaaatcattgattgttttttttttcttattaataatgtgtataCCTAAGAAATATAcaattatttcgaaaaaaatgtttaactaaattttaaagaatatttgtataaaaaaataaattaatttatacgtttttaagtgaaaaagatACGTAAGAAAATAACAgctaaaagagaaaatttaagataaatgtATAAGAAAAACACATAATTCATAAGAAAAgtcaataataagaaaaattatattaaaatctacccaaaaaaaaagaaagagaatagctaaagcaacaacaagaaaaagcaaaaaagaaatatatattaa
The window above is part of the Lucilia cuprina isolate Lc7/37 chromosome 6, ASM2204524v1, whole genome shotgun sequence genome. Proteins encoded here:
- the LOC111687242 gene encoding proteasome subunit alpha type-4: MARRYDSRTTIFSPEGRLYQVEYAMEAISHAGTCLGILAEDGILLAAECRNTNKLLDSSIFSEKIYKLNDNMVCSVAGITADANVLTNELRVIAQRYQFSYGESMPCEQLVSYLCDIKQAYTQYGGKRPFGVSILYMGWDKHYGYQLYQSDPSGNYGGWKATCIGNNFGAAISMLKQELSETEKITLAQAKDLAVKVLSKTLDTTKLTSEKVEMATLQRVNDKTVIKILNKTDVEELIEKYTKMEAEAEAAKKEKQAAQKP
- the LOC111687246 gene encoding augmin complex subunit dgt3, which produces MGDIINNMEIFKKLNFDTSNQWIFYDERFHKFFDFFANNITDSNILEETEVLEREEYVKRHEYLEGSERRVRIEELLKVYPGLMKDCEEDVEDLTQDLEILEQSCLEYGNLIKDMQETKNDLNCKLNYQEKRCTSLTNAEAELALLCRKKAKRLEELQEDNHKKCQEVVKTFTTMHSPPLFMHQLSLDQYFLKCDSFTQYLSLYLKDNFKIQDYNDLDTSLTENQETAEKLEKLKKSMRDYKLAYIKEKAKCRATQTVIESLNLSQIHVISLSDMERETHELSIVNSHQNIANQTLMVDLNIQIQLQAQKTIEQILYENTKQKLERALKRHENVKSLMKIISDAISNAELIWINIQMDLEKNRNRFDNTEQLTAATQQCLQRIQLMNQATNQHVINSASLEFINQLSQQLGKHLRQQLRCDVKGCLYEYEKFKRLVNYALQGLLNRKPYNAALEKMKEIKRLEATLVPFVYDSPVNVPMFENVHYLRPIFNVQNQQQRIEKQLRHLRTQFQENISKRFEKDKLWRYSQLLWIWFLTEPRRVLHAIEEAKKAASKVPQLTGIKALGGIKRK